In Clostridia bacterium, one genomic interval encodes:
- the rpoZ gene encoding DNA-directed RNA polymerase subunit omega, whose amino-acid sequence MIYPTIKELLGKADSRYTLVVQTAKRARQLIDGEPKLIDVDSNKPVTIAIHEINAGKIGYERTKEGIK is encoded by the coding sequence GTGATATATCCTACCATTAAAGAATTATTAGGCAAGGCTGATAGTCGATATACATTAGTAGTGCAAACTGCCAAAAGGGCCAGACAACTAATAGATGGAGAGCCTAAACTCATCGATGTAGATTCTAACAAACCGGTTACTATAGCTATTCATGAAATAAATGCAGGCAAGATCGGATATGAGAGAACTAAAGAAGGAATAAAATAA
- the coaBC gene encoding bifunctional phosphopantothenoylcysteine decarboxylase/phosphopantothenate--cysteine ligase CoaBC produces MLEGINVAVGVTGGIAAYKSADLVSKLKKMNAEVNVVLTESGAKFITPLTLQTLSGNRVIQNLFDTPDNWDVAHISLAKKVDLFIVAPATANIISKIANGICDDFLTTTLMATKAKVILVPSMNTNMFENKVFQQNLTKLRNMGYLILEPDSGRLACGDQGKGRMPDVDTIIQYILKVIRRKQDLKGKKMLITAGPTREYIDPVRFITNASSGKMGYSIAEAAIKRGAQVVLVSGPVNISSPEGIQKVIRVETAIEMYEKVMGLYKDFDIIIKTAAVSDYRPVRTHANKIKKTEDYMTVDLVKNPDILLELGRVKGNRKLIGFAAETQDLMSNAKAKIDKKNLDLIVANDISNPDAGFASDTNIVKIIKRNGDVLDIPKMAKRHLADIIIDEIILI; encoded by the coding sequence ATGTTAGAAGGTATAAATGTAGCAGTAGGTGTGACAGGAGGAATAGCTGCATATAAATCAGCAGATTTAGTTAGCAAATTAAAAAAAATGAACGCTGAAGTAAATGTCGTGTTGACTGAATCGGGGGCAAAATTTATCACACCCCTCACTCTTCAGACCCTATCAGGAAATAGAGTGATACAAAATCTTTTTGATACACCTGATAATTGGGATGTTGCCCATATATCACTGGCTAAAAAAGTAGATTTATTTATAGTGGCGCCTGCTACGGCAAATATAATAAGTAAAATAGCTAACGGTATTTGCGATGATTTTTTGACAACCACTCTGATGGCTACCAAGGCAAAGGTTATATTGGTTCCTTCAATGAATACCAATATGTTTGAAAACAAAGTTTTTCAGCAAAATTTGACTAAATTAAGAAATATGGGATATCTTATATTGGAACCTGATTCAGGCAGATTGGCTTGTGGTGATCAGGGTAAGGGAAGAATGCCGGATGTGGATACCATCATCCAATATATACTCAAGGTTATCAGGAGAAAACAGGATTTGAAAGGCAAAAAAATGTTGATAACTGCAGGGCCCACCCGGGAATATATTGATCCTGTAAGATTTATTACCAATGCATCTAGCGGTAAGATGGGATATTCTATTGCTGAAGCGGCGATTAAAAGAGGTGCGCAAGTAGTATTAGTTTCTGGACCGGTAAATATATCATCTCCCGAAGGTATTCAAAAGGTAATAAGAGTAGAAACTGCTATTGAGATGTATGAAAAGGTGATGGGGTTATATAAAGATTTTGATATAATAATAAAAACTGCGGCTGTTTCAGACTACAGGCCTGTACGCACCCATGCAAACAAGATAAAGAAAACGGAAGATTATATGACTGTAGATCTGGTAAAGAATCCTGATATACTACTTGAACTAGGTAGGGTTAAAGGTAATAGAAAGCTGATAGGGTTTGCAGCTGAAACCCAAGATTTAATGAGTAATGCCAAAGCTAAAATAGACAAGAAAAATCTTGATTTAATAGTAGCGAATGATATAAGCAACCCTGATGCAGGTTTTGCTTCGGATACCAATATAGTTAAAATTATCAAAAGAAACGGTGATGTTTTAGATATCCCTAAAATGGCTAAAAGACATCTTGCGGATATAATAATTGATG